A single Thermoanaerobacterium sp. RBIITD DNA region contains:
- a CDS encoding cell division protein FtsL produces the protein MVLENNNYGYDYKPYYEEEKSKKPKRNKKLKNLMLIFFIGSLSITLLFRYALIYQKSVALSKMESKVSEIENQNQQLKVKIASLSDLQKIEDVAKNKLGMVEPEKGQIVYINVGKTNKTMVNKTNDNGKNKNFFARILGLLVR, from the coding sequence TTGGTATTGGAGAATAACAATTATGGTTATGATTATAAACCATATTATGAAGAAGAAAAATCTAAAAAACCAAAAAGAAACAAAAAGTTAAAAAATCTCATGCTAATTTTTTTTATAGGTTCTCTAAGTATTACCTTATTGTTTAGATATGCATTAATATATCAAAAGTCTGTTGCTTTAAGCAAGATGGAGTCAAAAGTCAGTGAAATTGAAAATCAAAACCAGCAGTTAAAAGTTAAAATTGCATCACTATCAGATTTACAGAAGATTGAAGATGTAGCGAAAAATAAATTGGGTATGGTTGAACCTGAAAAGGGACAAATTGTTTATATCAATGTAGGTAAAACTAATAAAACTATGGTAAATAAAACAAATGATAATGGTAAAAATAAAAACTTTTTTGCGAGGATATTAGGACTGCTGGTGAGATAG